In Anoplopoma fimbria isolate UVic2021 breed Golden Eagle Sablefish chromosome 12, Afim_UVic_2022, whole genome shotgun sequence, one DNA window encodes the following:
- the LOC129099909 gene encoding solute carrier family 35 member E2A-like — MPGGKQNAMHPLWRLLSPLRTHQERVVLARSESLPGEQVLKITVTETTMIEADSGVGDWLSLTYLGLWYFFSFCTLFLNKYILSLLEGEPSMLGAIQMLSTTVIGFLKMFVPCCLYQHKSRTEYPSNFIMIMLFVGLMRFTSVVLGLVSLKNVAVSFAETVKSSAPIFTVIMSRLILGEYTGLWVNLSLFPVMAGLALCTATEISFNMLGFSAALSTNIMDCLQNVFSKKLLSGDTYKFSPAELQFYTSAAAVIMLIPAWVFLMDIPVIGKSGRSFIFSQDIILLLLFDGGLFHLQSVTAYALMGRISPVTFSVASTVKHALSVWLSIIVFSNHITFLSAIGTFFVFIGVFLYTKARQIQRETLQAMAAEQNHKPLLQDQNFQAPQSH, encoded by the exons ATGCCGGGCGGCAAGCAGAATGCTATGCACCCGCTGTGGCGCCTACTGTCACCGCTCCGCACCCACCAGGAGCGAGTGGTGCTGGCCCGCAGTGAGAGCCTGCCAGGGGAGCAGGTGCTAAAGATCACAGTCACAGAGACGACGATGATCGAGGCGGATTCAGGGGTGGGGGACTGGCTCTCCCTGACCTACCTGGGCCTCTGGTACTTCTTCAGCTTCTGCACCCTGTTTCTCAACAAGTACATCCTGTCACTGCTGGAGGGGGAGCCCAGCATGCTgg GGGCCATTCAGATGCTCTCCACCACCGTCATAGGCTTCCTAAAGATGTTTGTGCCCTGTTGCCTGTACCAGCACAAGTCCAGAACCGAGTACCCCTCCAACTTCATCATGATCATGCTGTTTGTTGGGCTCATGAG GTTCACTTCAGTGGTTCTGGGCTTGGTGAGCCTGAAAAATGTGGCGGTGTCTTTTGCAGAGACAGTGAAGAGCTCAGCACCCATCTTCACTGTCATCATGTCCAGGCTGATCCTGGGGGAGTACACAG GGTTGTGGGTGAACCTGTCCCTGTTCCCTGTCATGGCGGGCCTGGCCCTCTGCACAGCCACAGAGATCAGCTTCAACATGCTCGGCTTCTCCGCCGCTCTCTCCACCAACATCATGGACTG TTTGCAGAACGTATTCTCCAAAAAACTGCTAAGTGGAGACACATATAAGTTCAG CCCTGCAGAACTGCAGTTCTATACCAGTGCAGCGGCAGTCATCATGCTCATACCTGCCTGGGTGTTCCTCATG GACATCCCAGTGATCGGGAAGAGCGGCCGAAGCTTCATCTTCAGTCAAGACATCATCCTGTTGCTGCTTTTCGACGGCGGCCTCTTCCACCTGCAGAGCGTCACTGCCTACGCTCTCATGGGACGGATCTCCCCTGTAACCTTCAG TGTTGCCAGCACTGTCAAACATGCCTTGTCCGTTTGGCTGAGCATCATCGTGTTCAGCAACCACATCACCTTCCTCAGCGCCATCGGCACCTTTTTCGTGTTCATCGGGGTCTTTTTGTACACTAAGGCCAGGCAGATCCAGAGGGAAACCTTACAGGCTATGGCTGCTGAGCAGAACCACAAACCACTTCTGCAGGACCAGAACTTCCAAGCCCCTCAGTCACACTGA